A single Acidobacteriota bacterium DNA region contains:
- a CDS encoding dihydroorotate dehydrogenase, producing MKADLSVRIGSLVLKNPIIPASGCFGYGLEYAEVVDLASLGAIAVKGLFLTEREGHPPPRIVETPSGMLNAIGLQGIGVHRFVREKMPELRRLGAVVIVNICGSAISEYVELARILSDVEGVAALELNISCPNIKEGGIQFGCDLASTAAVVSAVRKVTRLPVIPKLTPNVTSVSSFAKAAEEAGADAVSLVNTFLAMAIDVETRRPRLSNVMGGLSGPAIRPIAVRMVYDCARAVRIPVIGMGGITSARDALEFMIAGATAVQVGTACFVDPFIWTKLLAGIEDYLERHGIERVADVVGTLQTDRA from the coding sequence ATGAAGGCTGATCTGAGCGTCCGCATCGGCTCGCTGGTGCTGAAGAATCCCATCATTCCGGCCAGCGGCTGTTTCGGCTACGGCCTCGAGTACGCGGAAGTGGTCGACCTGGCGAGCCTCGGCGCCATTGCCGTCAAGGGCCTCTTTCTCACCGAACGAGAGGGCCATCCGCCGCCGCGCATCGTTGAGACGCCGTCGGGCATGCTGAATGCCATCGGCCTCCAGGGCATCGGCGTGCACCGGTTCGTCCGCGAGAAGATGCCGGAGCTGAGGCGTCTCGGCGCGGTGGTCATCGTCAATATCTGTGGATCAGCGATTAGTGAATACGTGGAGCTGGCACGCATCCTCTCGGATGTCGAGGGCGTCGCCGCGCTGGAACTGAACATTTCGTGTCCCAATATCAAGGAAGGGGGCATTCAGTTCGGCTGCGATCTCGCCAGCACGGCAGCCGTCGTCAGTGCGGTGCGCAAGGTGACGCGCCTGCCGGTCATCCCGAAGTTGACGCCCAATGTGACCAGCGTGTCGTCATTCGCGAAGGCGGCCGAAGAGGCGGGCGCCGATGCCGTGTCGCTTGTAAACACGTTCCTGGCGATGGCCATCGACGTGGAGACACGGCGGCCCAGACTGTCCAACGTGATGGGTGGACTGAGCGGACCTGCCATCAGGCCGATCGCCGTACGGATGGTGTACGACTGTGCCCGCGCCGTCCGCATCCCGGTCATCGGCATGGGGGGCATCACCTCCGCTCGGGATGCCCTCGAGTTCATGATCGCGGGCGCGACCGCGGTGCAGGTGGGCACGGCGTGCTTTGTCGATCCGTTCATCTGGACGAAGTTGCTGGCTGGTATCGAGGACTACCTCGAGCGACACGGCATCGAACGGGTCGCCGACGTGGTGGGCACGCTGCAAACCGATCGCGCCTAG
- a CDS encoding dihydroorotate dehydrogenase electron transfer subunit: MAAPVDVHAEVLANTRLSADYNVLVLAAPAIAGTARAGQFVMIRTADGTDPLLRRPFSVFEVLRRADATPYAISILCKRVGVGTSRLFEAAAGDRLDCLGPLGKPFTTVGPPSEAWMVAGGVGLAPFATLADELRSAGTRIRLFYGGRSHTDLFYLEWFESRGVALELATEDGSRGSHGRVTVPLERALSAQPASAGLTLYACGPEPMLKAVADLARRYGRPSQLSTERIMGCGMGGCYSCVVRVRDDEGRAHFVRSCLNGPVFNGDDVVWE; this comes from the coding sequence ATGGCTGCTCCGGTCGATGTCCACGCCGAGGTGTTGGCCAACACGCGCCTGTCGGCCGACTACAACGTGCTGGTGCTGGCCGCCCCTGCGATCGCGGGGACCGCGCGGGCCGGCCAGTTCGTCATGATCCGGACCGCCGATGGCACGGACCCGCTGCTTCGGCGGCCGTTCTCGGTCTTCGAGGTACTCCGGCGGGCCGACGCCACGCCGTACGCCATCTCGATTCTCTGCAAGCGCGTCGGTGTCGGCACGTCGCGCCTGTTCGAGGCGGCGGCTGGCGATCGCCTGGACTGCCTCGGGCCGCTCGGCAAGCCCTTCACCACGGTCGGCCCGCCATCGGAAGCGTGGATGGTCGCCGGAGGCGTGGGCTTGGCGCCCTTTGCCACGCTCGCTGACGAGCTGCGGTCGGCGGGCACGCGGATCCGGCTTTTCTACGGCGGCCGCAGTCACACGGACCTGTTCTACCTCGAGTGGTTCGAGAGCCGCGGCGTCGCACTCGAACTGGCGACCGAGGATGGCAGTCGAGGCAGCCACGGCCGCGTGACGGTGCCGCTCGAACGTGCACTTTCGGCGCAGCCCGCATCAGCCGGGCTCACGCTCTATGCCTGCGGGCCGGAACCGATGCTCAAGGCCGTCGCAGATCTCGCCCGCCGGTACGGACGTCCCTCCCAGCTGTCGACCGAGCGCATCATGGGATGCGGCATGGGCGGATGCTACAGCTGTGTGGTCCGCGTGCGAGACGACGAGGGGCGTGCGCACTTTGTCCGATCGTGCCTGAACGGCCCGGTGTTCAATGGTGACGATGTGGTGTGGGAATGA
- a CDS encoding alkaline phosphatase family protein produces MLTNAVIAGVAVALYIAVLVLQLNPHYSLSGFPALVLTLVASYGLNVAAFFYALIVVHQVVAAEPISPGWISFRVLVWLCAIGSLAGAALTWTNLLGFGPVLDSSTGLRMTGGAVALSLCAAFMLMLATWHQWKGHQGSKYEPALLALLLMASVAVPMTFRGPGTDAARPPRDPGELAATAEAAGESRVMLLLFEGASLDIIAPAAADGRLPHFGRLVESAAFMHVATIRPTQPGTVWTAAATGKLPVKNGIRSAGTYWPVGGTDAIEVLPDSCFAHALVRFRFLRQQLHTSGDLTARPLWNILSQQGVPVGIVNWSITQPARQVRGYQVSDEFERLAGSSVDLENTQSAWPREAVSVAAAAVIKPGVDPRGTQATAGSDASELIATTCRSDRVYEQMATDLEGQFPSRFQAVRYRCLDAAGHYLLRYAVPNPFGDVSEEDVQRYNVALGGFYAAADAAIGRAVAMMRPGDLLIVMSGFGMDPMDIGKRLLEKTFGNPVPTGTHERAPDGFMFVFGSAVKPGRYARASIVDLVPTVLYFFGLPVGRDMDGFARTDIFSRDFTAHRPITYIPTYER; encoded by the coding sequence ATGCTTACCAATGCGGTGATTGCCGGTGTGGCCGTCGCCCTGTACATCGCCGTGCTGGTGCTGCAGCTCAATCCGCACTACTCGCTTTCCGGCTTTCCGGCGCTCGTGCTGACGCTCGTCGCCTCCTACGGCCTCAACGTGGCGGCCTTCTTTTACGCGTTGATTGTTGTACACCAGGTGGTTGCGGCCGAGCCGATCTCGCCCGGCTGGATCAGCTTCCGGGTGCTCGTGTGGCTCTGCGCGATTGGCTCGCTGGCGGGCGCGGCCCTGACCTGGACAAACCTGCTGGGATTCGGTCCGGTCCTCGACTCATCGACCGGGCTCCGGATGACGGGCGGGGCGGTGGCGCTCTCGCTCTGCGCGGCCTTCATGCTGATGCTGGCGACCTGGCACCAGTGGAAAGGCCACCAGGGTTCGAAGTACGAGCCGGCGCTGTTGGCGTTGCTGCTCATGGCATCAGTGGCCGTGCCGATGACGTTTCGCGGGCCCGGCACCGATGCCGCCAGACCGCCGCGCGACCCGGGAGAGCTCGCGGCGACGGCCGAAGCGGCGGGCGAGAGCCGGGTCATGCTGCTGTTGTTTGAAGGCGCCTCGCTCGACATCATCGCGCCGGCAGCCGCCGATGGACGTCTGCCGCATTTCGGACGGCTGGTCGAGTCGGCCGCATTCATGCACGTCGCGACGATTCGCCCCACCCAGCCTGGCACCGTGTGGACCGCCGCCGCGACAGGCAAGCTGCCGGTGAAGAACGGCATCCGTTCGGCAGGCACGTACTGGCCTGTTGGCGGCACGGATGCGATCGAGGTGTTGCCGGATTCGTGCTTCGCGCACGCGCTTGTCCGGTTCCGGTTCCTTCGGCAGCAGCTTCACACGAGCGGCGACCTGACTGCGCGACCGCTCTGGAACATCCTCAGCCAGCAGGGCGTGCCCGTCGGGATCGTCAATTGGTCCATCACCCAACCGGCTCGCCAGGTGCGCGGTTACCAGGTGAGCGACGAGTTCGAACGACTCGCGGGATCGAGCGTCGACCTGGAGAACACCCAGAGCGCGTGGCCGCGTGAAGCGGTCTCAGTCGCGGCAGCGGCGGTCATCAAACCCGGGGTCGATCCCCGAGGGACGCAGGCGACCGCCGGCAGCGACGCCAGCGAGTTGATTGCGACCACCTGCCGCTCCGACCGCGTGTACGAGCAGATGGCAACCGATCTCGAAGGACAATTCCCGAGCCGGTTCCAGGCGGTCCGCTACAGGTGCCTTGATGCGGCCGGGCACTATTTGCTGCGCTACGCGGTGCCCAATCCCTTCGGCGATGTATCCGAGGAGGACGTGCAGCGATACAACGTGGCGCTCGGCGGATTCTACGCGGCCGCCGACGCCGCCATTGGCCGGGCGGTTGCGATGATGCGGCCGGGGGACCTGCTCATCGTGATGTCCGGCTTCGGCATGGATCCGATGGACATCGGCAAACGGCTGCTCGAGAAGACATTCGGCAACCCGGTGCCGACCGGCACCCACGAGCGCGCACCTGATGGCTTCATGTTCGTGTTCGGCTCGGCCGTCAAGCCGGGCCGGTATGCCCGCGCGTCGATCGTCGATCTCGTACCGACCGTGTTGTATTTCTTCGGACTGCCGGTTGGCCGCGACATGGACGGATTTGCCAGGACCGACATCTTCAGCCGGGACTTCACGGCGCACAGGCCGATCACCTACATTCCCACCTACGAGCGGTAG
- the pyrR gene encoding bifunctional pyr operon transcriptional regulator/uracil phosphoribosyltransferase PyrR — MPIVMDRDRVSRSLTRIAHEIVERNRGVDQVALVGVRTRGVPIARRLASLLLTITGHEVQNGVLDITLYRDDLMKHAVGPQPIVRRTEIPFSIDDRHIVLVDDVLFTGRTIRAALDALIDFGRPRTIQLVVLVDRGHRELPIKADYVGKNLPTSLAETVRVRLDEIDGVDEVIIERAEGDQA, encoded by the coding sequence ATGCCAATCGTGATGGATCGCGATCGGGTCAGTCGATCGCTCACGCGAATCGCGCACGAGATCGTCGAGCGCAATCGCGGCGTCGATCAGGTCGCGCTGGTTGGCGTTCGGACCCGCGGCGTGCCGATCGCGCGACGGCTGGCCTCGCTCCTGCTGACGATCACGGGTCACGAGGTGCAGAACGGTGTCCTCGACATCACGCTCTACCGCGACGACTTGATGAAGCATGCGGTGGGCCCGCAACCCATCGTCCGGCGCACCGAGATTCCGTTTTCCATCGACGACCGCCACATCGTACTCGTGGACGATGTGCTGTTTACCGGGCGCACGATCAGGGCCGCGCTCGACGCGTTGATCGATTTCGGCCGGCCTCGCACGATTCAGCTCGTCGTGCTGGTCGACCGCGGTCACCGGGAGCTGCCCATCAAGGCCGACTACGTCGGCAAGAACCTGCCGACGTCGCTCGCCGAGACCGTCCGGGTCCGGCTCGACGAAATTGACGGCGTCGACGAAGTGATCATCGAGCGCGCTGAAGGAGACCAGGCATGA
- a CDS encoding aspartate carbamoyltransferase catalytic subunit — MSETASRLRGKDLLGIADLDVSEINLILDTAEAMKEVASRPIKKVPTLRGKTVINLFFEPSTRTRTSFEIAEKRLSADTLNIAIAMSSVVKGETLIDTALNLEAMAPAIMVVRHSSSGACHLLARTCRAGIVNAGDGTHEHPTQGLLDAFTIRERKGRIAGLKIAIVGDLLHSRVFRSNILLLTKLGAEVWACGPPTLMPPELDRLGVHATTRVDEAVDGADAIMMLRIQLERMQGGFFPSLREYFTVFGMTPERVRLAKPDAIIMHPGPMNRGVEIASEVADGPASVILDQVTNGVAVRMAVLYLLAGGGENEVAA; from the coding sequence ATGAGCGAGACAGCCAGCCGTCTGCGGGGCAAGGACCTGCTGGGGATTGCCGACCTGGACGTGTCGGAAATTAACCTGATCCTGGACACCGCGGAGGCGATGAAGGAAGTCGCGTCGCGGCCCATCAAGAAGGTCCCGACGTTGCGGGGCAAGACGGTCATTAACCTGTTTTTCGAACCGTCGACGCGCACCAGGACGTCGTTCGAGATCGCCGAAAAACGGTTGAGTGCCGACACACTGAACATCGCCATCGCGATGTCGAGTGTCGTGAAGGGCGAAACGCTCATCGACACCGCGCTCAACCTCGAGGCGATGGCGCCCGCCATCATGGTGGTTCGCCACTCCTCGTCCGGCGCCTGCCATCTATTGGCGCGCACCTGCCGGGCCGGGATTGTGAACGCGGGGGATGGGACGCACGAGCACCCGACGCAGGGCCTGCTCGACGCCTTCACGATCCGCGAACGCAAGGGCCGGATTGCGGGACTGAAGATCGCGATTGTCGGAGACCTGCTTCACAGCCGGGTGTTCCGGTCGAACATCCTGCTGCTGACCAAGCTCGGCGCCGAGGTCTGGGCCTGCGGCCCGCCGACGCTGATGCCGCCAGAGCTGGACCGGCTCGGCGTGCATGCGACCACTCGCGTCGACGAAGCGGTCGACGGGGCCGACGCGATCATGATGCTGCGCATTCAGCTCGAGCGCATGCAAGGCGGCTTCTTCCCGTCACTCCGGGAGTATTTCACGGTGTTCGGGATGACGCCCGAGCGGGTGCGCCTCGCCAAGCCGGATGCGATCATCATGCACCCGGGGCCGATGAACCGAGGCGTCGAGATCGCGTCCGAAGTCGCGGATGGGCCTGCGTCGGTCATCCTCGACCAGGTGACCAACGGCGTGGCCGTCCGCATGGCGGTGCTGTACCTGCTGGCCGGAGGAGGCGAGAATGAAGTTGCTGCTTAA
- a CDS encoding dihydroorotase gives MKLLLKGARVVDPASGIDGIRDVLVDGDRISRVDTSIPAEAAVGAAIVELGSSLVVVPGLIDMHVHLREPGYEHKETVATGTASAVAGGFTAVACMPNTNPVNDNASVTRFILKQAAAANLARVYPIGAVSNGSNGEHLAEIADMREAGCVAFSDDGRPVATAALMRRALEYAGMFNMPIIDHCEDRSLAGEGVAHEGFHAAQLGLRGIPAAAEDVMVDRDIVLAHATGGHVHIAHVSTAGALRAVQAGKSRGARVTCEVTPHHLTLSDERLRAPLIYDTNLKMNPPLRGTTDRDALLAGIRDGSIDVIATDHAPHHADDKRVEFDRASFGIVGLETAVSLGFDRLVHAGIIGIGRLVELFSVNPARILKVPGGRIASGDMADITILAPDLPVTVAAAAFRSKARNTPFDGWSLRGGVAATIVGGRVVFANTAVPQAAGLERRERRET, from the coding sequence ATGAAGTTGCTGCTTAAGGGCGCCCGCGTCGTCGACCCCGCGTCGGGCATCGATGGGATCCGTGACGTGCTGGTGGACGGCGATCGCATTTCCCGTGTGGACACGTCGATTCCCGCCGAGGCGGCTGTAGGCGCCGCCATCGTGGAACTGGGCTCGTCGCTTGTCGTGGTGCCAGGCCTGATCGACATGCACGTGCATCTGCGGGAGCCGGGCTATGAGCACAAAGAGACCGTCGCGACGGGCACGGCGTCCGCCGTGGCCGGTGGCTTTACCGCGGTCGCGTGCATGCCGAATACGAATCCGGTCAATGACAACGCCAGCGTGACGCGCTTCATCCTGAAGCAGGCCGCCGCGGCGAATCTGGCCCGCGTGTACCCGATTGGCGCGGTGTCGAACGGATCAAATGGGGAACACCTGGCCGAAATCGCCGACATGCGCGAGGCCGGGTGCGTGGCGTTCTCCGATGACGGACGACCGGTGGCGACGGCGGCGCTGATGCGGCGTGCGCTCGAGTACGCCGGCATGTTCAACATGCCCATCATCGATCACTGTGAAGACCGGTCGCTGGCCGGGGAGGGGGTCGCCCACGAGGGATTCCACGCGGCTCAGCTGGGGCTGCGGGGCATTCCGGCGGCGGCCGAGGACGTGATGGTTGATCGCGACATCGTGCTGGCCCACGCCACCGGCGGGCACGTCCACATCGCGCACGTGAGCACGGCAGGCGCGCTGCGCGCCGTGCAGGCCGGGAAATCGCGCGGCGCCCGCGTCACCTGCGAGGTGACGCCGCACCACCTCACACTCTCCGACGAGCGGCTTCGCGCCCCGCTCATCTACGACACGAACTTGAAGATGAACCCGCCGCTCCGGGGCACGACCGACCGCGACGCGCTGCTGGCCGGCATCAGGGACGGATCGATCGACGTCATCGCGACCGACCATGCCCCGCATCATGCCGACGACAAGCGGGTCGAATTCGACCGGGCGTCGTTCGGCATTGTCGGTCTCGAGACGGCCGTGTCTCTCGGCTTCGATCGGCTCGTCCACGCCGGCATCATCGGCATTGGCCGGTTGGTCGAGTTGTTCTCCGTCAACCCGGCGAGGATCCTCAAGGTGCCTGGCGGGCGGATCGCATCAGGAGACATGGCGGACATCACGATTCTGGCTCCTGATCTCCCGGTGACCGTGGCCGCCGCCGCGTTCCGGTCCAAGGCCAGAAACACCCCGTTTGACGGCTGGTCGCTGCGCGGAGGCGTGGCCGCAACCATCGTGGGCGGCCGCGTGGTTTTCGCCAACACGGCCGTGCCCCAGGCCGCCGGCCTGGAGAGGAGAGAGAGGAGAGAAACGTGA
- a CDS encoding phosphoribosyltransferase family protein, translating to MRGRDEIRQKAFDELQRAGVLMLDGHFDYGNGYHGRVYLNPHQLFRFPSTIWRFAQDLIDLMPATMIEQADVVAGPATGGALLAHTIAGLLDSRRKLTEPARLFAPFAPDHAGGHTLRPFYRAQMAGKRVLIADDVRNTGQTFERCAALVKQAGGTVIGTVEICDRLEAIVDLGVPNIAVAEYRAPDNYAASACPFCRDGQAISTF from the coding sequence GTGAGAGGTCGGGACGAGATCCGCCAGAAGGCGTTCGACGAACTGCAACGGGCAGGCGTGCTCATGCTCGACGGACACTTCGACTACGGCAACGGGTACCACGGCCGGGTGTATCTGAACCCGCACCAGTTGTTCAGGTTTCCCTCGACCATCTGGCGCTTCGCTCAGGATCTGATCGACCTGATGCCGGCGACCATGATCGAACAGGCCGACGTGGTGGCCGGGCCGGCGACCGGCGGAGCGCTGCTGGCACACACGATTGCCGGCCTGCTCGACAGTCGGCGCAAACTGACGGAGCCCGCGCGGCTGTTCGCGCCTTTCGCGCCCGACCACGCGGGCGGGCACACGCTGCGTCCGTTCTACCGCGCGCAAATGGCGGGCAAGCGCGTATTGATCGCTGATGACGTGCGCAACACCGGCCAGACCTTTGAGCGGTGCGCGGCGCTCGTCAAGCAGGCTGGAGGCACCGTGATCGGCACCGTGGAGATTTGCGATCGGCTGGAGGCCATCGTGGATCTGGGCGTGCCGAATATCGCGGTAGCCGAGTACCGGGCGCCAGACAACTACGCCGCGTCGGCCTGTCCGTTCTGCCGCGACGGGCAGGCGATCAGTACCTTCTAA
- a CDS encoding TIGR02757 family protein produces the protein MADPRRLKPALDRLYHEFDRSARVSDPIERVRPFTNPADAEIVAFCAAGLAFGRVTSVLASIDALLDVMGPSPSVFVRRFDPERDGARLEHLGHRWTRGRDLVALLWILRQMLEVAGSLEQFFVDGDVPSSPDVGPGLDRFCERARQLDVTRAYGRAAGRLGVHTFFARPSAGSACKRLNLFLRWMVRRDGIDLGTWTRVSASRLIIPLDVHVIRVGQCLRLTTYRTAGWRMAADMTASLRTIDPDDPVRYDFALCHLGMLNLCGFNQPAGDSHCPLRGACRPRARRRRGSRPPFDPR, from the coding sequence ATGGCCGACCCCCGCCGCCTCAAGCCCGCGCTCGACAGGCTCTACCACGAGTTTGACCGAAGCGCGCGCGTCAGCGATCCGATCGAACGCGTGCGCCCCTTCACCAACCCAGCCGATGCGGAGATCGTCGCCTTTTGCGCGGCCGGGCTGGCCTTTGGCCGCGTGACCAGCGTCCTGGCCTCGATCGATGCCCTGCTGGACGTGATGGGGCCGTCGCCGTCGGTCTTCGTCCGGCGGTTCGATCCGGAGCGCGACGGAGCCAGGCTTGAACATCTCGGGCACCGCTGGACGCGCGGACGGGACCTGGTGGCGCTGCTTTGGATCCTCAGACAGATGCTGGAGGTTGCTGGCTCTCTGGAGCAGTTCTTCGTCGACGGCGATGTGCCCTCCTCGCCGGACGTCGGCCCTGGGCTCGATCGGTTCTGCGAGCGTGCGCGGCAGCTGGATGTGACCCGGGCGTATGGACGGGCGGCCGGGCGGCTGGGCGTCCACACGTTCTTCGCGCGGCCGTCGGCCGGTAGCGCGTGCAAGCGCCTGAACTTGTTTCTGCGCTGGATGGTGCGTCGCGACGGAATCGACCTCGGCACGTGGACGCGCGTTTCGGCTTCGCGCCTCATCATTCCGCTCGACGTGCACGTCATCCGCGTGGGGCAGTGCCTGCGCCTGACGACCTACAGAACGGCCGGCTGGAGGATGGCCGCCGACATGACGGCATCACTGCGGACGATCGATCCTGACGATCCTGTGCGCTATGACTTCGCGCTGTGCCATCTTGGGATGCTGAACCTGTGCGGATTCAATCAGCCAGCGGGAGATTCCCATTGCCCGCTGAGGGGCGCATGCCGACCACGCGCTCGTAGACGGCGAGGGTCTCGTCCACCATTCGATCCACGCTGA
- a CDS encoding glycosyltransferase family 4 protein yields the protein MLFSLHIDTAVSWRGGQSQVLQTVMGLRARGHRAVLVAHPKGELARRAQEGHDLIRLAPLHEVDFAAALKLSRVLRELRPVVVHAHDPHAVSMAAMALSMLGRDKRPALVVARRVDFHLKRNSFSRWKYKLAASVVCSSNAIRAMVVDDGIPDDRAVTVYEGVDVDRIAAIPPADVHTELWLPPHAPVVGNVAALVAHKGQRYLIEAVPAIAHALPDVQVLIFGEGELRPQLQRQIKALGLDHNVRLVGFQPNVLALLKSLDVFVMSSITEGLGTSILDAMASAKAVVATDSGGIPEVVEHGITGLLVPVQKPAAMAEAILRLLNDAPLRTQMGKAGLERVRVRFSVDRMVDETLAVYERVVGMRPSAGNGNLPLAD from the coding sequence ATGCTCTTCTCCCTTCACATTGACACCGCAGTCTCCTGGCGCGGGGGACAGAGCCAGGTCCTTCAGACCGTCATGGGCCTGCGCGCGCGCGGCCACCGCGCCGTGCTCGTGGCCCACCCGAAGGGAGAATTGGCCCGCCGTGCCCAGGAGGGACACGATCTGATCCGCCTGGCGCCGCTGCATGAGGTGGACTTTGCCGCGGCGCTGAAGCTCTCACGCGTGCTGCGCGAATTGAGACCTGTGGTTGTTCACGCGCACGATCCGCATGCCGTGTCGATGGCGGCGATGGCCCTGTCGATGCTCGGCCGCGACAAACGGCCGGCGTTAGTCGTCGCCCGCCGCGTCGATTTCCATCTCAAGCGGAACTCCTTCTCCCGCTGGAAGTACAAGCTGGCCGCGAGCGTCGTATGCTCGTCGAACGCGATCCGGGCAATGGTCGTCGATGATGGCATCCCGGACGACCGGGCGGTCACCGTGTACGAGGGCGTCGACGTCGATCGGATTGCTGCGATCCCTCCCGCAGACGTCCACACGGAACTCTGGCTGCCGCCGCACGCGCCTGTCGTCGGCAACGTCGCGGCGCTTGTCGCGCACAAGGGTCAGCGATATCTGATCGAGGCGGTTCCAGCCATCGCCCACGCGCTGCCAGACGTCCAGGTACTCATCTTCGGCGAGGGCGAACTGCGGCCGCAGCTGCAACGGCAAATCAAGGCCCTCGGGCTCGATCACAACGTCCGGCTCGTCGGCTTTCAGCCCAACGTGCTCGCGCTGCTCAAGAGCCTGGACGTGTTCGTCATGAGCTCGATTACCGAGGGGCTTGGCACGTCGATCCTGGACGCGATGGCCTCGGCGAAGGCCGTGGTGGCGACCGACTCCGGCGGCATTCCTGAAGTCGTCGAACACGGGATCACGGGGCTGCTGGTGCCCGTCCAGAAACCCGCCGCGATGGCCGAGGCCATCCTGCGATTGCTCAACGACGCGCCGCTCCGGACGCAGATGGGCAAGGCAGGCCTGGAGCGCGTGCGCGTGCGCTTCAGCGTGGATCGAATGGTGGACGAGACCCTCGCCGTCTACGAGCGCGTGGTCGGCATGCGCCCCTCAGCGGGCAATGGGAATCTCCCGCTGGCTGATTGA
- a CDS encoding glycosyltransferase family 2 protein, with protein sequence MPGLTAIVITLNESANIAAALESVSWADEIVVVDAQSTDDTVEIARRFTDRVVIRDWPGYIAQKNYAASIATHDWIFSLDADERVTPELSHEIKALLRSDPPCVGYRVPRVSHYLGRWIRSTDWYPDHQLRLYDRRRARWTGRYVHESVSAQGAVARLGADLQHYPYRDVSHHLATIDRYSSLAARQMFEDGRRSGAFQVAFHPPAAFLRNYLARGGVLDGMAGLIVSMLNSYYVFLKFVKLWEITKKQDALLPSH encoded by the coding sequence GTGCCCGGCTTGACCGCCATTGTCATCACGCTCAACGAGTCGGCCAACATCGCTGCGGCCCTTGAATCGGTCTCCTGGGCAGACGAGATCGTTGTCGTCGACGCGCAGAGTACGGACGACACCGTCGAGATTGCCCGGCGATTCACCGATCGCGTCGTCATCCGCGACTGGCCGGGCTACATCGCGCAGAAGAACTACGCCGCCTCAATCGCCACGCACGACTGGATTTTCTCGCTCGACGCGGACGAACGCGTGACGCCGGAGCTCAGTCACGAAATCAAGGCGCTGCTGCGAAGCGACCCTCCCTGCGTCGGCTACCGCGTACCTCGCGTGAGCCATTACCTCGGGCGTTGGATTCGCTCGACCGATTGGTACCCGGACCATCAACTCCGGCTGTACGACCGGCGGCGCGCGCGATGGACCGGCCGGTACGTCCACGAATCGGTGAGCGCCCAGGGCGCGGTCGCCCGTCTCGGCGCCGATCTGCAGCACTACCCGTACCGGGACGTTTCGCACCATCTGGCTACCATCGATCGGTACTCGAGTCTGGCGGCGCGCCAGATGTTCGAGGATGGGCGGCGCTCCGGCGCGTTCCAGGTCGCGTTCCACCCGCCCGCGGCGTTTCTGCGCAACTACCTGGCCCGCGGCGGTGTCCTCGACGGCATGGCAGGGTTGATCGTGTCGATGCTGAACTCGTATTACGTGTTCCTGAAATTCGTGAAGCTGTGGGAGATCACGAAGAAGCAAGATGCTCTTCTCCCTTCACATTGA